A region of the Candidatus Limnocylindrales bacterium genome:
CTTACTTGGAGGATCCCGCAAGTCTTTGGATGCTTCACTGGCAGTTAGTGCGATCTCCGGCGCGCACCGCGACGTGGTATTACGCCTTCAACGTGCTGCCGCGGTTGGAGTTTACGCGCAGTGACCTCGTGAAGGCTGTGCGGACCTGGGCGGAAGGCCACGGTGCCCGGGCGGCGGATCGCAGCATAGTCCGCGACGTCGACTGCTTCGTGCGGACGTACGCGGCGTCTCGACCAACACGAACTGTACCACTAGAAGACACACTTCTGTGTCCGCTCGCGGAGCTTGGGCTAGTCCGAACAGCGGATTCTGGACGTTCGTTTGTTCTAGAACGAGCTGACCGCCCTGGGTTGCCTGATGAACTGGTCGCCTCCGTGCTCGTGGACTTTCTCGTTCGGCGGTTTGAGGGCCTAAGTACAATCGCGTTTGACGACATCGCTTTTGCTGCAGGCTCTCCGGGGCGTGTGTTCGTCTTTTCCGAGGAGGCCTTTTTAGTCCGTCTTGAGCGACTTGAGCGTATTACGGCTGGAAAGCTGGCTTACGACGAGACCGCAGGCCTACGACAGATTGCGATCCGGGGGACACTCCCCACCAGCTTGGAAATCATGTCGGACTACTTTCAGAAAGCTCGACTCGACGTTCGCCGCGGGGTCGCCGCGTGAAGCAATCGACACCGAAGACTTGGGCCGATCTAATCTCCGTCCGTTCCCGTTATCGACGCTCAGTTCACCTGGAGCGCGACACAGCGCGAGATGATTGGCTAGAAGGCTATGTTGTCACGCCGCTCGTTCGGCGAGTTTTACGTCGCATCGCAGATGGCTTAGTCGCGCGTGACACGGCGCGGGCCTGGAGTCTCACCGGCCCTTACGGTTCCGGCAAGTCGGCCTTTGCCCTCTTCCTGACAGGACTTCTTCGCGTTCCCAAGACACCGAAAGGGGCGGGTGCTCGCGCTCTGTTGAAGCAGGCCGATCCGCAGCTGTGG
Encoded here:
- a CDS encoding DUF4007 family protein, which gives rise to MMGRRATNSKVARLGFTGHETFPFRITWPKKALDAVLADPQVFGREDALVTLGVGKNMVRSMRHWGLALNILCERELGALRGEPAVQPTDFGRALLSEWDPYLEDPASLWMLHWQLVRSPARTATWYYAFNVLPRLEFTRSDLVKAVRTWAEGHGARAADRSIVRDVDCFVRTYAASRPTRTVPLEDTLLCPLAELGLVRTADSGRSFVLERADRPGLPDELVASVLVDFLVRRFEGLSTIAFDDIAFAAGSPGRVFVFSEEAFLVRLERLERITAGKLAYDETAGLRQIAIRGTLPTSLEIMSDYFQKARLDVRRGVAA